The Cellulophaga sp. L1A9 genome window below encodes:
- a CDS encoding DUF4138 domain-containing protein, translating to MKKNYFFLIVYLVLLGSVTAQDNAKPLTVEANEFTTVTLFFPSAIDQITSPASNYKFEFDQGNTLGTLQARKGPASNMTVITTDGKIFSIVLNYSKKIEKYTHIINANQAVGAMNSGDTTVPPKPEEPVIAQADPAEKEPLETVTPTLTNPNLQESINVPPKGMDIDPDISEGFSNQPADSPELYSDSESDLYNSDREEYYRIFCENNYLQKSILKRSFRQNKKIIVRLNNILVDRDEIYFMISLENTSKKDYNVNDLSFFIKESQRDNNPSILEPVHKFNLQKVIDRESDNEIVYVFKKFSLQTNQILEIVLDEVDSSRFVLLPLDYKYLNLLSK from the coding sequence ATGAAGAAAAATTATTTTTTTTTAATAGTGTATTTAGTTCTTTTGGGCAGTGTTACTGCTCAGGATAATGCTAAGCCATTAACTGTAGAGGCAAATGAATTTACTACAGTGACACTTTTCTTTCCATCTGCCATAGACCAAATTACATCGCCTGCAAGCAATTATAAATTTGAGTTCGACCAAGGAAATACACTAGGCACATTACAAGCAAGAAAAGGACCCGCAAGTAACATGACTGTTATCACGACTGATGGTAAAATATTTTCAATAGTCCTAAATTATTCTAAAAAAATAGAGAAATATACACATATCATCAACGCTAATCAAGCTGTTGGTGCTATGAATTCTGGGGATACTACAGTTCCTCCAAAACCCGAAGAGCCAGTTATTGCACAAGCAGATCCTGCTGAAAAGGAACCCTTAGAAACAGTTACGCCTACGTTAACTAATCCTAATCTTCAAGAATCTATTAATGTACCACCAAAAGGAATGGATATTGACCCTGATATTTCTGAAGGATTTTCAAATCAACCGGCTGATAGCCCTGAACTATATTCTGATTCCGAAAGCGATTTATATAATTCAGACCGGGAAGAGTATTATCGCATTTTCTGTGAAAACAACTATCTGCAAAAAAGCATCTTAAAACGAAGCTTTCGTCAAAATAAAAAAATTATTGTTCGTTTGAATAATATTTTGGTAGATCGTGATGAAATATATTTTATGATTTCTTTAGAGAATACCTCTAAAAAGGATTACAATGTTAACGATCTTAGTTTTTTCATAAAAGAAAGTCAGAGGGACAATAATCCTTCAATATTAGAACCTGTACATAAATTTAATTTACAAAAAGTTATTGATCGAGAAAGTGACAATGAAATTGTATACGTTTTCAAAAAATTCTCTTTGCAAACAAATCAAATTTTAGAAATTGTTCTGGATGAAGTCGATAGTTCTAGATTCGTACTTCTTCCCTTGGATTATAAATATTTAAACTTATTATCTAAATGA
- the tssD gene encoding type VI secretion system tube protein TssD, with protein MSFLAKLIVDGQEYNVLHCNYNFEQPMDHTGKPSGKPRGGQIMITIESQGKSDLFHWMMEPEQTKDGAIIFYKRDALSRLQEVTFTRAFCVSLEEEFDAIDDVPMQKTIVISATTITIGDMVFENSWGE; from the coding sequence ATGTCTTTTTTAGCAAAATTAATTGTAGATGGCCAAGAATATAATGTTTTACATTGTAACTATAATTTTGAACAACCCATGGATCACACCGGTAAACCTTCAGGAAAACCAAGAGGTGGTCAAATAATGATTACTATAGAATCTCAGGGAAAATCTGATTTATTCCATTGGATGATGGAACCAGAACAAACCAAAGACGGTGCTATCATATTTTATAAGCGTGATGCATTATCTCGTTTGCAGGAAGTAACCTTTACTAGAGCTTTTTGTGTAAGTTTAGAAGAAGAGTTTGATGCTATAGATGATGTTCCTATGCAAAAAACGATTGTGATATCTGCTACTACCATCACTATTGGTGATATGGTTTTTGAAAATAGCTGGGGGGAGTAA
- a CDS encoding Ig-like domain-containing protein, translating into MKTITKYILASIAILALIIACTKEVGLYTEVEFEITEEHKADGFISTPLATSITVTPEELVEGYSYTYSYKINTGEGYFQDESGNTIAEGDKIGLNPLSASLNYIATKIGDHSITFTAEDTFGFQEQVTASYAISDVPVSWTATGPSSQVLLGTSQDITLILGSETTGTGVTYERNYSFTQGTGTITSSPSGASEALNEFVSITPGTYALEYVSTELGQTTLEFLLKDSNGQEIVQTVSFEVVDELSTEKEITSFIVNGVAGTPSGTSINLVLPEGTDLTALAPVIIHTGASIFPESETSQDFTNPVEYSVMAQDGSIQIWNVTITNSTTAVTSVIIDQYTDTMTVNGSQTLTATITPANASNQTITWISDDQTIAIINSAGVVEALAAGTVSIKAIVDGVFDTVEITVTAIVIPVISVSIDTYTDTMTVNESQILTATINPSNASNQTIMWTSSDETRAIITNSGEVDAIAAGTVSIEAAVDGKIDTIEITILPIVIPVISVSIDTYTDTMTVSDSQILTATINPSNASNQTITWTSSDETRAIISNSGELEAIAAGTVSIEAAVDGKIDNIEITILPILIPVISVNIDPHSDTMNVSDSQTLTATINPSNASNQTITWSSSNEAIATINSSGEVEAITTGTFLIKAAVDGKIDTVEITVVNRAPTAVATGPTTTTTGVTENFYADSSSDPDGDNLTYLWDFGDTTTSNLINPTHSYTTAGPYTVALTVTDNGTPNLDDTVTITISVSNSANQLPVVSAGDDQEVVGLATQFSLSGTASDPDGTIEIILWEKISGGSATIVNQNSLTTAVTGFSGGLYEFRLTVTDNLGGVSSDIVRINVTACPTSCPSGEAVCFDPATNVCECRPTGGPNPVLCVATD; encoded by the coding sequence ATGAAAACCATAACTAAATATATACTAGCCTCAATTGCCATACTAGCTTTAATCATAGCCTGTACAAAGGAGGTTGGCTTATATACAGAAGTAGAATTTGAAATCACGGAAGAACATAAAGCTGATGGTTTTATAAGTACACCGCTCGCTACTTCCATTACCGTTACGCCAGAAGAACTAGTGGAAGGGTATTCTTATACCTATTCCTATAAAATTAATACAGGCGAAGGATATTTTCAAGATGAATCGGGAAATACAATTGCCGAGGGAGATAAAATAGGTTTAAATCCATTATCAGCCTCATTAAATTATATTGCTACAAAAATTGGAGATCACTCTATCACTTTTACCGCTGAAGATACTTTTGGCTTTCAGGAGCAGGTTACTGCATCTTACGCTATCAGCGATGTTCCTGTTTCTTGGACGGCCACAGGACCTTCAAGCCAAGTTTTACTAGGCACCTCACAAGATATTACACTTATTTTAGGGAGTGAAACTACAGGTACAGGAGTTACGTATGAAAGAAACTATTCTTTTACTCAAGGAACAGGTACAATAACTTCATCTCCAAGCGGAGCAAGTGAGGCTTTAAATGAATTTGTTAGTATTACACCAGGGACATATGCTTTAGAGTATGTATCTACCGAATTAGGGCAGACCACGCTAGAGTTTTTATTGAAAGATTCAAACGGACAAGAAATAGTTCAAACCGTAAGTTTTGAAGTTGTAGATGAGCTTTCTACAGAAAAAGAAATTACTTCCTTTATTGTAAATGGAGTAGCTGGAACTCCTAGTGGAACTTCCATTAACCTTGTACTTCCTGAAGGTACTGACTTAACTGCTTTAGCACCAGTGATTATACACACAGGAGCAAGTATTTTCCCAGAATCAGAAACAAGTCAAGATTTTACCAACCCTGTGGAGTATTCGGTTATGGCGCAAGATGGTTCTATTCAAATTTGGAACGTAACTATTACCAATTCAACCACCGCAGTAACATCAGTGATTATCGATCAATACACGGATACCATGACCGTAAATGGGAGTCAAACTTTAACAGCTACTATTACCCCTGCTAATGCTTCTAACCAAACAATTACTTGGATTTCTGATGACCAAACGATAGCAATTATAAATAGTGCTGGAGTGGTCGAGGCTCTTGCAGCAGGCACTGTGTCTATAAAAGCAATTGTTGACGGTGTATTCGATACTGTTGAGATTACTGTAACAGCAATAGTAATTCCTGTAATATCTGTAAGTATTGACACTTATACAGATACCATGACAGTAAATGAGAGTCAAATTTTAACAGCGACTATTAATCCTTCCAACGCTTCTAACCAAACAATTATGTGGACTTCTAGTGATGAAACTAGAGCTATAATAACTAATTCTGGAGAAGTAGATGCTATTGCTGCCGGCACTGTTTCCATAGAAGCTGCTGTTGATGGAAAGATTGATACTATTGAGATTACTATATTACCAATAGTAATTCCTGTAATATCTGTAAGTATTGACACTTATACAGATACCATGACCGTAAGTGATAGTCAAATTTTAACAGCGACTATTAATCCTTCCAACGCTTCTAACCAAACAATTACTTGGACTTCTAGTGATGAAACTAGAGCTATAATTAGTAATTCTGGAGAATTAGAAGCTATTGCTGCCGGCACTGTTTCCATAGAAGCTGCTGTTGATGGAAAGATTGATAATATTGAGATTACTATATTACCAATATTAATTCCTGTAATATCCGTAAATATTGACCCCCATTCGGATACCATGAACGTAAGTGATAGTCAAACTTTAACAGCTACTATTAATCCTTCTAATGCTTCTAACCAAACAATTACTTGGTCGTCAAGCAATGAAGCAATAGCTACAATAAATAGTTCTGGAGAAGTAGAAGCTATCACAACAGGAACTTTTCTTATAAAAGCAGCTGTTGACGGAAAGATTGACACTGTGGAAATTACGGTAGTAAACCGTGCACCAACAGCAGTTGCTACAGGGCCAACAACTACAACTACGGGTGTTACAGAAAATTTTTATGCCGATTCATCATCAGATCCAGACGGGGACAATTTAACTTATTTGTGGGATTTTGGAGATACAACTACCTCAAATTTAATAAATCCGACGCATAGTTATACTACAGCAGGACCATATACAGTAGCGCTTACCGTTACCGATAATGGAACACCAAATTTAGATGATACCGTTACAATAACAATAAGCGTTTCAAATTCTGCTAATCAACTCCCCGTGGTAAGCGCTGGTGATGATCAAGAGGTAGTTGGTCTAGCCACTCAATTTTCTCTTTCAGGAACAGCAAGTGACCCTGATGGAACAATAGAAATTATTTTATGGGAAAAAATAAGTGGGGGATCGGCAACAATAGTGAATCAAAACTCACTCACCACAGCAGTTACTGGTTTCTCAGGAGGGCTCTACGAGTTTAGACTAACTGTAACTGATAATCTAGGTGGAGTAAGCTCAGATATTGTACGAATCAATGTTACTGCTTGCCCGACAAGCTGTCCCTCAGGTGAAGCGGTTTGTTTTGATCCTGCTACAAATGTATGCGAATGTAGACCTACTGGCGGTCCAAATCCTGTTTTATGTGTAGCTACCGACTAA
- a CDS encoding DUF5458 family protein, translating into MANTSQNNQESHLSDKPFIDQIKEKADGLAKFGGFDLLESAIDDVQNLNPDRKARRKMFLTENAKKGERQALQKILELWSETLRSGDDILDQVQSADDKSKQSLELLNKNIKQALHESEELESSYRSVALFYKNTDLPSLKNVSIVNAELDQLTDLDNTRFFDHIREELVSKYDRLDLRENYSLMVLPGYLGSKSVVDKWAKLAHDNKVTLVTDFAHLDEPDDVMEMFESANLASGDMYLSNTIMTCNWLVGRGKHAEVGEEEDLHVAPSGALAGKIYRTLMSQVTAGKKHGGLSEVDGVAFDLRKGEIANLENLGLVPMVNEYGKVMAFSAKTLFNGDNLGLQTYSVVRVFDYVTKVLMDFLNRRAFENFNAKTRNEIHKQIVQFLDGITGPDKLIENFEIKKFEQDPNQLDRILLDVRLKPYFPAKNFLIKMDGQKGDEGSEWDTDYEQQ; encoded by the coding sequence ATGGCGAATACTTCACAAAACAACCAAGAGTCACATTTAAGTGATAAACCTTTTATAGATCAAATTAAAGAAAAAGCAGACGGGTTAGCCAAGTTTGGTGGATTTGATTTATTAGAATCAGCAATTGATGACGTACAGAATTTAAATCCTGATCGTAAGGCTAGAAGAAAAATGTTCCTAACAGAAAATGCAAAAAAAGGGGAGCGACAAGCATTACAAAAAATTCTTGAACTTTGGTCTGAAACCCTAAGATCTGGTGATGATATTTTAGATCAAGTACAATCTGCAGATGATAAATCTAAACAATCTTTAGAGTTATTAAATAAAAATATTAAGCAAGCACTTCATGAGTCTGAAGAATTAGAGTCTTCATACCGTTCCGTAGCGCTTTTCTATAAAAATACCGACCTACCTTCATTAAAGAATGTTTCTATTGTTAATGCAGAGTTAGATCAATTAACAGATTTAGACAACACCCGTTTCTTTGATCACATTAGAGAAGAATTGGTTTCTAAATACGACCGATTAGATTTAAGAGAAAATTACTCTTTAATGGTATTGCCAGGTTATTTAGGATCAAAATCTGTTGTAGATAAATGGGCCAAATTAGCTCATGATAATAAAGTTACTTTAGTAACAGATTTTGCACATTTAGATGAGCCGGATGATGTTATGGAAATGTTTGAAAGTGCAAATCTTGCAAGCGGTGATATGTACCTATCTAATACAATTATGACCTGTAACTGGTTAGTGGGTAGAGGTAAGCATGCAGAAGTAGGTGAGGAAGAAGATCTTCACGTAGCCCCTTCAGGAGCATTAGCAGGTAAAATATACAGAACCTTAATGTCTCAAGTAACCGCTGGTAAAAAGCACGGTGGATTGAGCGAAGTAGATGGTGTAGCTTTTGACCTTAGAAAAGGTGAAATTGCAAATCTAGAAAACCTTGGACTTGTTCCTATGGTGAATGAATACGGTAAAGTAATGGCATTTTCTGCTAAGACTTTATTTAACGGAGATAACTTAGGCCTGCAAACCTATTCTGTCGTACGTGTATTTGATTATGTTACCAAAGTATTGATGGATTTTCTTAACCGTAGGGCTTTTGAAAATTTCAATGCTAAAACTAGAAATGAAATACACAAACAAATTGTACAATTTTTAGATGGTATTACAGGTCCTGATAAATTGATTGAAAATTTTGAAATCAAAAAATTTGAACAAGATCCGAATCAATTAGACCGTATTTTACTAGATGTACGTCTTAAGCCTTATTTTCCTGCAAAAAACTTTTTGATAAAAATGGATGGTCAAAAAGGAGATGAAGGATCTGAATGGGATACAGATTACGAACAACAATAA
- a CDS encoding DUF5018 domain-containing protein: MKKTYKYTFGFFALLALIIACTKEVGLYTEVEFEISETHVADGFINTPLATSITVTPEELVEGYSYTYSYKINTGEGYFQDESGATIAEGDKIGLNPLSASLNYIATKIGNHSITFTAEDTFGFQEQVTASYAISDVPVTWTVISPTGQVLLGSSQDITVTLGSETTGTGVTYERNYSFTLGTGNITSSLSGASEALNEFVSITPGTYALEYVSTELGQTTLEFLLKDSNGQEIVQTVSFEVVDELSSEKEITSFIVNGVVGTISGTTIDVVLPEGTDVTALTPEIIHTGASITPESETSQDFTNPVIYTVTAQDQTIQEYTVTLTVEGNEAKDITDFAIDGVDGIITGTNISVTLPAGTDVTVLSSTVTHTGASVNPTSGVAQDFTSPVEYTVTAADGTTKVYTVTVSLAPALSSDNNITSFSIDGVAGVISGTTITVTLPAGTDVSSLTPAIIHNGNTINPNTGVVQDFTNPIIYTVTAANLDTQEYTVTVIMPSLSDTKDITSFSIDGVAGVISGTTITVTLPAGTDVSSLTPAIIHNGNTINPNTGVVQDFTNPIIYTVTAANLDTQEYTVTVIMPSLSDTKDITSFSIDGVAGVISGTTITVTLPAGTDVSSLTPAIIHTGNTVNPDTGIAQDFTNPVEYIVTAADTTTKTYTVTAIPNIPPTVSATFLDKFSKLNLIGTASDSDGTIESYLWEFVSSSTVADWDLFDATQASTEILMITTGTFFFKLTVTDNDGATASDIVKFTISSDSDPDPDPDPDPITSFNRSTGILTAPGGTLITITLRSRGDQGKGSANISVNNATVVSNVYNTNSNENFDLTDVGNITMPGSGSVALTGSHNNVFELDGTGSYSTVNISSSDGTITSFSMDVDTGMPQ; encoded by the coding sequence ATGAAAAAAACCTACAAATACACTTTCGGATTTTTTGCTTTATTAGCGCTCATCATAGCCTGTACCAAAGAGGTTGGGCTATATACAGAAGTAGAATTTGAAATTTCAGAAACTCATGTAGCAGATGGTTTTATAAATACACCGCTCGCTACTTCCATTACCGTTACGCCAGAAGAACTAGTGGAAGGGTATTCTTATACCTATTCCTATAAAATTAATACAGGCGAAGGGTATTTTCAAGATGAATCTGGGGCTACTATTGCAGAAGGAGATAAAATAGGTTTAAATCCATTATCAGCCTCACTGAATTATATTGCCACAAAAATTGGAAATCACTCTATCACTTTTACCGCTGAAGATACTTTTGGCTTTCAGGAGCAGGTTACTGCATCTTACGCTATCAGTGATGTTCCTGTTACTTGGACCGTTATAAGCCCCACAGGCCAAGTACTTTTAGGTAGCTCACAAGATATTACGGTTACTTTAGGGAGTGAAACTACAGGTACAGGAGTTACGTATGAACGTAATTATTCCTTTACACTGGGAACAGGGAATATAACTTCTTCTCTAAGTGGAGCAAGTGAGGCTTTAAATGAATTTGTTAGTATTACACCAGGGACATATGCTTTAGAGTATGTATCTACAGAATTAGGACAAACAACTTTAGAGTTTTTATTGAAAGATTCAAACGGACAAGAAATAGTCCAAACCGTAAGTTTTGAAGTTGTTGATGAGCTTTCTTCAGAAAAAGAAATTACTTCCTTTATAGTAAACGGAGTAGTAGGTACTATTAGTGGAACTACCATTGATGTCGTTCTTCCAGAAGGAACCGATGTTACAGCATTAACTCCTGAAATTATACACACAGGAGCAAGTATAACCCCGGAATCAGAAACTAGTCAAGATTTTACGAATCCTGTAATCTATACCGTTACTGCTCAAGATCAAACGATACAAGAATATACCGTTACTTTAACTGTCGAAGGAAATGAAGCCAAAGATATCACTGATTTTGCAATTGATGGTGTTGATGGAATTATTACAGGAACCAATATTTCCGTAACCTTACCAGCAGGAACAGATGTTACTGTATTAAGTTCTACGGTAACTCATACTGGTGCTTCTGTAAACCCTACTTCTGGAGTAGCGCAAGACTTTACAAGCCCTGTGGAGTATACCGTTACCGCAGCAGATGGAACTACTAAAGTGTATACTGTTACGGTGAGTTTAGCCCCAGCTCTTAGTAGTGATAATAACATTACATCATTTAGTATTGATGGAGTTGCTGGCGTCATTTCAGGAACAACAATTACCGTAACACTTCCTGCAGGAACAGATGTAAGTAGTCTAACGCCTGCTATAATTCATAATGGAAATACCATAAATCCAAATACAGGAGTAGTTCAAGATTTTACAAACCCGATTATCTATACGGTGACAGCTGCTAACTTAGATACTCAAGAATATACGGTAACGGTTATTATGCCTTCGCTTAGTGATACGAAGGATATTACATCATTTAGTATTGATGGAGTTGCTGGCGTCATTTCAGGAACAACAATTACCGTAACACTTCCTGCAGGAACTGATGTAAGTAGTCTAACGCCTGCTATAATTCATAATGGAAATACCATAAATCCAAATACAGGAGTAGTTCAAGATTTTACAAACCCGATTATCTATACGGTGACAGCTGCTAACTTAGATACTCAAGAATATACGGTAACGGTTATTATGCCTTCGCTTAGTGATACGAAGGATATTACATCATTTAGTATTGATGGAGTTGCTGGCGTCATTTCAGGAACAACAATTACCGTAACACTTCCTGCAGGAACAGATGTAAGTAGTCTAACGCCTGCTATAATTCATACTGGTAATACGGTAAATCCAGATACTGGAATAGCTCAAGATTTTACAAATCCTGTAGAATATATTGTTACCGCTGCAGATACTACGACTAAAACATATACTGTTACGGCTATTCCAAATATACCACCTACAGTAAGTGCTACTTTCTTGGATAAATTTTCCAAATTAAATTTAATTGGTACTGCAAGCGATTCTGATGGAACAATTGAATCTTATTTATGGGAATTTGTTAGCTCGTCTACTGTTGCAGATTGGGATTTATTTGACGCTACTCAAGCTTCAACTGAAATATTAATGATCACAACAGGAACTTTCTTTTTTAAGTTAACTGTAACTGACAACGACGGTGCTACTGCGTCAGACATTGTCAAATTTACTATATCTTCAGATTCAGATCCAGATCCAGATCCAGATCCAGACCCTATAACTTCTTTTAATAGATCAACAGGAATATTAACAGCTCCAGGCGGCACATTAATAACAATAACGTTACGATCACGAGGTGATCAGGGTAAAGGAAGTGCAAATATTTCAGTAAATAATGCAACAGTTGTATCTAATGTATATAATACTAACTCTAATGAAAATTTTGATCTAACTGATGTGGGTAATATTACTATGCCAGGAAGTGGTAGTGTAGCACTTACAGGGAGTCATAATAATGTATTTGAATTAGATGGAACAGGTTCTTATTCTACCGTTAACATCTCAAGTAGTGATGGTACAATAACATCTTTTTCCATGGATGTAGATACTGGTATGCCACAATAA
- a CDS encoding C40 family peptidase, which yields MKLKLMFLILIVQFISCGESAYKGVDQKYYKNRIDEAQRLKEKEALVVKTPEKIATTSYLTYEEKEEFAKALNISVEELENEKLYGKIKDWFGVPYLWGGTTKRGVDCSAFVQHVYDVVYEKELPRTSQQQFDANLDVAFRSQKNLKNGDLIFFRLRHKERVISHVGIYLQNGMFLGSNSPRGVEIANLKDAYWQDKYVSSARALLK from the coding sequence ATGAAACTAAAACTGATGTTTTTAATTCTTATTGTGCAATTTATAAGTTGTGGCGAAAGTGCTTATAAAGGTGTTGATCAAAAGTACTATAAAAATCGAATAGATGAGGCACAAAGGTTAAAAGAAAAAGAAGCACTTGTAGTAAAAACCCCTGAAAAAATAGCAACAACTTCTTACCTTACTTATGAAGAGAAAGAAGAATTTGCGAAAGCATTAAATATTTCTGTAGAAGAACTTGAAAATGAAAAGTTATACGGAAAAATAAAAGATTGGTTTGGAGTTCCTTATTTATGGGGAGGTACTACAAAAAGAGGTGTAGACTGTTCTGCTTTTGTACAGCATGTATATGATGTCGTTTATGAAAAAGAATTGCCTAGAACTTCTCAGCAGCAATTTGACGCTAATTTAGACGTTGCTTTTAGAAGTCAGAAAAATTTAAAAAATGGAGATCTTATTTTTTTTAGACTTCGTCATAAAGAGCGCGTAATATCTCATGTAGGTATTTATTTGCAAAATGGAATGTTTTTAGGTTCTAACTCGCCACGTGGAGTAGAAATTGCAAATTTAAAAGACGCGTATTGGCAAGATAAATATGTTTCTTCGGCTAGAGCTTTGTTAAAATAA
- a CDS encoding conjugal transfer protein TraO has translation MKYFLLLVVLLLSNFIHAQAFSSSVMGAVGKFGDGYGGEMTYNSNLDEYSFTQIALDVSLSNYTSGEVTIPYSSYTVSYSYFTTLYATARRYKVLSIGAGLLAGYELVNGGDEAFSNIVFLDGQSKLIYGGTVGAEIDIIISNHMSIVAKTSQFYHMNSDFGEFTNFSGIGLRYYFF, from the coding sequence ATGAAATATTTTTTATTGTTAGTTGTATTATTACTATCAAATTTTATTCATGCCCAAGCTTTTTCCAGTTCCGTTATGGGAGCCGTTGGAAAGTTTGGAGATGGCTATGGGGGTGAAATGACCTATAATTCTAACTTAGATGAATACTCCTTTACACAGATAGCATTAGATGTTTCACTATCAAACTATACTTCAGGAGAGGTAACCATTCCGTATTCTAGCTATACGGTATCTTATTCTTATTTCACAACATTATATGCTACAGCAAGAAGGTATAAAGTTTTAAGTATTGGTGCTGGTTTATTAGCTGGTTACGAATTAGTTAATGGGGGAGATGAAGCATTTTCTAATATTGTTTTTTTAGACGGTCAAAGTAAATTAATTTATGGAGGAACCGTAGGAGCAGAAATAGACATTATTATTAGTAATCATATGTCAATTGTTGCCAAAACATCTCAATTCTATCATATGAATAGTGATTTTGGTGAGTTTACAAATTTTTCTGGTATTGGGCTTCGCTACTACTTTTTTTAG
- a CDS encoding PKD domain-containing protein: protein MKSKNIKTHFDRNVFLTFLVLFFVGLILISFKINSKVDCGNPDFEIISNSFTTEDLIEFNSIDGSGVEWEWDFGDKTSAKYQSNVAHQFKIPGTYKIALKVNGQCDVIKEVTISEKKELISPELIPNIILPTNVKVGEEVVFSSDASFAESWQWSFGESLHIDGTNKQEKYTFKSPGEKTILLVVNGDRRHGSRRKITVLDKRGQRTAIQSHTRVDPIEIVLGDIEDDLPEEALPPELVVEAPPAVEKINVSSDEIKQMLVGYSERRIDDRAIRKYFTYNSIPVFNENGKRHEVSDLFKQIRDQKIEIKSLKLKKDNESGKINSITIQMKIKKGIFSKNF, encoded by the coding sequence ATGAAAAGTAAAAATATAAAAACCCACTTTGACCGAAACGTATTTCTAACTTTTTTAGTATTATTTTTTGTAGGTTTAATCCTAATATCATTCAAAATTAACAGTAAAGTAGACTGTGGGAATCCAGATTTTGAGATTATATCGAACTCATTTACTACAGAAGATTTAATTGAATTTAATAGTATTGACGGTTCTGGTGTGGAATGGGAGTGGGATTTTGGAGACAAAACTAGTGCTAAATATCAATCTAATGTTGCACACCAATTTAAAATTCCAGGAACGTATAAGATTGCACTTAAAGTAAATGGTCAATGTGATGTGATTAAGGAAGTTACTATTAGCGAGAAAAAAGAATTAATTTCTCCTGAACTAATTCCGAATATCATTTTACCTACAAATGTCAAAGTGGGTGAGGAAGTTGTTTTTTCAAGTGATGCCTCATTTGCGGAATCATGGCAATGGAGTTTTGGAGAATCGCTGCATATTGACGGAACAAATAAACAAGAAAAGTATACTTTTAAATCTCCGGGAGAAAAAACAATATTATTAGTTGTAAACGGGGATCGAAGACATGGATCTAGAAGAAAAATAACGGTCTTAGATAAAAGAGGACAGCGTACCGCCATACAGTCGCATACAAGGGTAGATCCTATAGAAATTGTTTTAGGAGATATTGAAGATGATTTACCTGAAGAAGCACTCCCACCTGAACTTGTTGTAGAAGCTCCTCCTGCAGTTGAAAAAATAAATGTTTCTTCGGATGAAATTAAGCAGATGTTAGTGGGATATTCAGAAAGAAGGATTGATGATAGAGCTATCCGTAAATATTTTACGTACAACAGTATTCCTGTTTTTAATGAAAATGGAAAAAGACATGAGGTAAGCGACCTGTTTAAGCAAATTAGAGATCAAAAAATTGAAATCAAGTCTCTAAAATTGAAAAAGGATAATGAATCAGGTAAAATTAACAGCATTACGATTCAAATGAAAATTAAAAAGGGAATCTTTTCAAAGAATTTTTAA
- the tssD gene encoding type VI secretion system tube protein TssD, with product MAFKARLKVAGKEFNILHCSYDLNQEVDPTGRPSSVTRGGRINLTVESNGETGFFEWMTNNFERKDGTIVFVKRDNDATLKEVNFKEGYLIKYRENFESSGQNPLTETFTISAKELSAGGGEHINEWV from the coding sequence ATGGCTTTCAAAGCAAGATTAAAAGTAGCAGGAAAAGAGTTCAACATTTTACATTGTTCTTACGATTTAAATCAAGAAGTTGATCCTACGGGAAGACCTTCTTCTGTAACAAGAGGTGGTCGTATTAACTTAACAGTTGAGTCTAACGGAGAAACTGGTTTTTTCGAATGGATGACAAATAACTTCGAAAGAAAAGATGGAACTATTGTTTTTGTAAAAAGAGACAACGATGCTACATTAAAAGAAGTAAACTTCAAGGAAGGTTACTTAATCAAGTACAGAGAGAACTTCGAGTCTTCTGGTCAGAATCCTTTAACAGAAACATTTACTATTTCTGCAAAAGAATTATCAGCTGGTGGCGGTGAGCACATCAACGAATGGGTGTAA